AAGCTGAATATTGGCAACAAGATCCATCCGATTACCGGAATCAGACTAAAAACAATGCTGCCTGCCACACTGATAATTAATAGTACCAGCCCCTGATTGGCATGAAATTTCCCATAGGCTGATTCCGGGCAGACAATCAATGGTAAAAAGAAAAGAATATAGGCCAAAGCCGCCATTACCTTATTATCCTCAATATCTTCCTGGGTAAACTCCTGGTACTCCATTACTTCATTCTCCTTTGGTTTTTGATTTGCGTTGTCCATTTTTATTTCCCTCCTGGATTGATTATCCTTTCATTATTTTGTCTACCCGATTTCAAATTAATTATAGAAGATTTTATTTTTTTTCTTCCACAAACCATTTAGGCTCTTCATAAAAAAGCAGGACCTCCTGATTTTTTATCCGGCAAAGATAGCGAATTCCCTGTCCTCCAGCTTTTCTGGAAACTCCGGGACGCATATCCAAAACCCGGTCAATTGAAAACCGGCGCCCATCCTCCCAATAAATTTCCAGTGGTGTCATGCGTCCGCTTTCTTCAAACATCACCAGGACTGGTACATATTTTTTAACTCTTTTCTCTGAACTGTTCATCTTCATTCCTCTTTTGAAATTCATCACACAACTTAAAAATACCCAACCGGATGAATAACATGATCCTTCTTGGCATCAAGATCTCCCAGTTTATCACCAACGGTGATCGCCCGGCGAACCGAATGATTGCCAAAACGACGCCGCAGCCTATCCACCGCCTGATCAAGCTTTTCCTGTCTGACCCGATCTTCTTCGCAGCCAAACAGATCCAGCTGAATCGGAACAGAATTGGGCATCAGCCTTTCCACCCGTACCCCGATAGAACGAATCGTCGGGCCAAACACATAATGGTCGTCAAAAATGGCCATCGCGGCCTGATAAATCTCCCGAGTTAAATCCGTTGGTTTAACAAGTTTTTTCTGTCTGGTAAAACTTTCCAGATCACAATTCCGGACATGGATTGCCACCGTCTGGCAAAAACAACCGGTCTCTCTTAATCGCATAGCCACACTTTCTGCAAGCAGGCAGACAACCAGATTGACATCGTGGCGATTGACCAGGTCTCGAGCCGTTGTGACGCTGTTACCAATGCTTTTAATGGCCCGCTCGTTGCCGTTACACGTTTCATCGAAAAACTTCACCGGACTTTGATCCAGACCGTTGGCAAAATCCCATAAGATCAAGCCCATTTTCCCCAGAGTGAACTTTAAAAAATCCCGATTAGACTGCGCCAGTTGACCAATTGTAAAAATCCCATGTCTATTAAGCTTCTTTTGCGTAGATCGTCCCACATATAATAAATCACCAGCCTCCTGGCGCCAGATTATTTCCCGATAATTTTCTTTATTGATTTCAGTAATCGCGTTGGGTTTTTTATAATCTGAACCAAATTTGGCAAAAATTTTATTCCAGGAAACCCCAATCGATAAAGTCACACCCAACTCCTGATAAACCGCCTGACTAATGGCTTTGGCAATTTCAAATCCTGACCCGAACTGTTTATCGCTGTTTGTAACATCAATCCAGGCTTCATCCAGACCAAAAGACTCTACCTGATCAGAGTAACGATTATAAATTTTTCTGGCCAGGCGTGAAAAGCGCAAATATCGCGTATATTCAGGCCTCACGACTACCAGGCCCGGACATTTAGCAATGGCCTGAGCTAAAGTTTCACCCGTTTTTACCCCCGCCTTCTTGGCCAGCTGATTCTTAGCTAGAATAATCCCATGCCGCTTTTCTGGATTCCCCCCCACTGCCAATGGCTTTCCTTCCAGCTCTGGATGATAAAGGGCCTCCACACTGGCATAAAAACTGTTCATATCACAATGCAGAATGACACGCTCCATCTTCTCCTTCTTTCATCATAAATTATTTTATATTTTTAATTATATCCTTTTGCGGTGTTTTGTCAATAGCATATTTTCTTATATGATACCACTTGTTTGATAACTCTATACTTGCTTTTCGCAGATAAATCCCTTATAATAGCAATAAAGGGTGATGATTTCCATTCTGTTCTGACCTGTTGTGTCACAACAAATGCTTAGAAATCATTCACGGAAAGGAAAAGATATCAGAATCTTTAATGATATCCGATGATTTAATGATAAACGAAAAACTTCGCCAATTAAAAAAGCAGTCATCAATGACTACTCAGGAACTCTCAATGAAATCCAGGATTCCACTGCCAACTATTCATAAATTATTATCTGGTGAAACAACCAACCCTAAATATAATACTTTAACCGCTTTTCTGGATGCGCTTGATCATGAGCTTATCATTCAAGCCATTCACGAAGAAGAACTGCCAACACTCTCTTTAATGGATCGTGATATTCTATCCCGCTACCAGACGCTTTCCAATGAAGGAAAAAAATTTATTTCCGATATATTGGATCAATTCAGTGACTACGAACAAAAAGAATTGAGCTTTCCGAATCCGGAAGCCTATCGCGAACTCCCTCTTTACCTGCTCCCCGCTTCTGCCGGTGTCGGCAGTTACCTTGATTCAGATCAATACGAATTCAAATCTTTCCCGGCAGACTCCGTTCCGGATAAAGCCAAATATGCTATCCGAGTTACCGGCGATAGTATGGAACCAGCCTATTATCAGGATGACATAGTCTTTGTGGAACCCGTCAACCAGCTTAATCGGGGCGATGTGGGAATCATTATCATTAATGGTGATGCCTACATCAAACAGTATCGCGATGATGCTTTTATTTCATTCAACCCCTTATATGATTCCATTATTCCCAACGAGTATGATACTCTCCGTATCGTCGGCAGGGTTTTAGGCCGCTATTCCCTCTGACCCCGCCGCTTTTTTATCTGATAAGCAATAAAAACGCCAACCAGGGCGCCTA
This genomic interval from Eubacteriaceae bacterium ES3 contains the following:
- a CDS encoding DNA polymerase IV → MERVILHCDMNSFYASVEALYHPELEGKPLAVGGNPEKRHGIILAKNQLAKKAGVKTGETLAQAIAKCPGLVVVRPEYTRYLRFSRLARKIYNRYSDQVESFGLDEAWIDVTNSDKQFGSGFEIAKAISQAVYQELGVTLSIGVSWNKIFAKFGSDYKKPNAITEINKENYREIIWRQEAGDLLYVGRSTQKKLNRHGIFTIGQLAQSNRDFLKFTLGKMGLILWDFANGLDQSPVKFFDETCNGNERAIKSIGNSVTTARDLVNRHDVNLVVCLLAESVAMRLRETGCFCQTVAIHVRNCDLESFTRQKKLVKPTDLTREIYQAAMAIFDDHYVFGPTIRSIGVRVERLMPNSVPIQLDLFGCEEDRVRQEKLDQAVDRLRRRFGNHSVRRAITVGDKLGDLDAKKDHVIHPVGYF
- a CDS encoding S24 family peptidase — protein: MINEKLRQLKKQSSMTTQELSMKSRIPLPTIHKLLSGETTNPKYNTLTAFLDALDHELIIQAIHEEELPTLSLMDRDILSRYQTLSNEGKKFISDILDQFSDYEQKELSFPNPEAYRELPLYLLPASAGVGSYLDSDQYEFKSFPADSVPDKAKYAIRVTGDSMEPAYYQDDIVFVEPVNQLNRGDVGIIIINGDAYIKQYRDDAFISFNPLYDSIIPNEYDTLRIVGRVLGRYSL